A genomic region of Venturia canescens isolate UGA chromosome 9, ASM1945775v1, whole genome shotgun sequence contains the following coding sequences:
- the LOC122416107 gene encoding uncharacterized protein: protein MQSRNHVAILLLVFGIIGVYSYPQSFDTSDQPSSLSTIENPNDEGGVHIYHEGARLKRTPGGSTQSMNKLAKIKEEIQRLRLVPKVPTIQDIIEEAHRAEVREYDALVERLMAQFHISRDAAIQRTLRENQAYVNRVFRFDEF from the exons ATGCAGAGCCGAAATCACGTTGCGATTCTGCTTCTCGTCTTCGGAATAATCGGAGTTTATTCCTATCCTCAAAGCTTCGAT ACATCAGATCAGCCCTCATCACTCTCGACGATTGAAAATCCAAACGATGAG GGAGGAGTGCATATCTACCATGAAGGTGCAAGACTGAAAAGAACTCCTGGAGGATCGACTCAATCCATGAACAAATTGGCAAAGATTAAAGAGGAAATACAACGTCTCAGGCTTGTCCCTAAAGTACCCACCATTCAGGATATAATCGAAGAAGCTCATCGGGCGGAAGTACGAGAATACGATGCACTTGTTGAAAGATTAATGGCACAATTCCATATATCAAGAGATGCAGCGATCCAACGCACTTTGAGAGAAAACCAAGCTTACGTTAACCGAGTATTTCGATTCGACGAATTTTAA
- the LOC122416087 gene encoding inactive ubiquitin carboxyl-terminal hydrolase MINDY-4B isoform X2, translated as MLLSARAAWCAALMAEPDELYPERIVYPRNTRTLAKVPVTGGVPIDETTCMALRMLVFGSCSSPPRSEWARTGLTLRPSVQSLAFGLRAPRNSTRGLVTVAQAVMLKHLLFKLNKQDIRTPPERLLTPNYDRQVEVLAAAISEIIWRCAGGNASQNASYSASRHNVTSASLPKATVVLPQEAPYLQHSVQYFQDGLTETLHLFEFTALEDMEIFIKRYLYLFQDEGGPGAILLLYSILLSRGLSNVRSDMEDAKTSILGGCPEEGPLTIVMLALTGRASSHLHNGVIHVGDENTYAIPQWGVLVRSEIGFLIQDGEGQANKIPGSRLKTPSLPIWVTLCLGHYGVLFNTNRELLRNYHAERRFEVQYYTCGGSHAALTIDTRSKDSIVGLDTTSRDPVDIAVTPLEKLIHSKWQDAQIQWNGAPVL; from the exons ATGCTCCTATCCGCAAGAGCAGCCTGGTGCGCTGCTCTAATGGCGGAACCCGACGAGCTGTACCCAG AGAGGATCGTTTATCCGAGGAATACTCGAACTCTAGCAAAAGTACCCGTGACCGGAGGAGTTCCTATAGACGAGACGACGTGCatg GCCCTACGAATGTTGGTATTCGGGAGTTGCTCGAGTCCCCCAAGGAGCGAATGGGCGAGAACGGGTTTGACACTCCGGCCGTCCGTTCAGAGTTTGGCATTTGGATTGAGAGCGCCCAGAAACTCGACGAGAGGCCTCGTCACCGTGGCCCAGGCTGTCATGCTGAAGCATTTATTGTTCAAACTGAACAAACAGGATATTCGCACACCACCAGAAAG GTTACTGACGCCAAACTACGACAGGCAAGTGGAAGTCCTAGCGGCTGCTATTTCCGAGATTATTTGGCGCTGTGCCGGAGGCAACGCTTCGCAGAACGCGAGCTACTCCGCCTCTCGTCACAATGTTACCTCCGCTAGTCTTCCAAAAGCCACTGTCGTCTTGCCTCAAGAAGCCCCCTATTTGCAGCATAGCGTGCAATACTTTCAAGATGGATTGACGGAAACG CTTCACCTCTTTGAATTCACTGCGCTCGAGGACAtggaaatttttatcaaacgttaTTTGTATCTG TTTCAAGACGAAGGAGGTCCCGGAGCGATACTTTTGTTGTACAGCATTCTTCTCTCTAGAGGCCTCTCCaa TGTTAGAAGTGACATGGAGGACGCCAAGACTTCCATATTAGGCGGCTGTCCGGAAGAGGGCCCGTTGACGATCGTGATGCTTGCGTTAACTGGACGAGCCTCGTCTCATCTCCACAATGGAGTTATTCACGTTGGAGATGAAAACACATAC GCGATACCGCAGTGGGGCGTCTTGGTGAGAAGCGAAATCGGATTTCTCATCCAGGACGGCGAGGGTCAAGCGAACAAAATCCCGGGCTCCAGGCTCAAGACTCCGAGTCTGCCGATTTGGGTGACCCTGTGCTTGGGGCATTACGGAGTGTTGTTCAACACGAACcgagaacttttgagaaattaTCACGCTGAAAGACG attcgaggtTCAGTATTACACCTGCGGTGGAAGTCACGCTGCGTTGACGATCGACACGAGATCGAAAGACAGCATCGTTGGCCTCGATACGACTTCGAGAGATCCGGTCGATATAGCAGTCACGCCACTGGAAAAGTTGATCCACTCGAA GTGGCAGGACGCACAGATCCAGTGGAATGGAGCACCGGTCTTGTAG
- the LOC122416133 gene encoding nicotinamidase-like gives MAFEKDGWNEPDEILRRFDTNEDGALDYEEFKTLCDQLFGQEEVADSEDRIHDIFDILDADGDGLLNEDEWLRCHKEWISVIINPVNALLVIDVQNDFIDGTLALKNCDLGEDGGEIVEPINRLLKEDCWKKIVYTLDWHPETHIGFYENLHMRELHPESEISKEDAKPFDTVRFVQPDLEQVLWPRHCVMDSWGAELHKDLFVAEDSVQVRKGQKPDMDAYSGFFDNAAEDSTELLGILNDNGITDVYVCGLALDVCVKATCLDGLRLGFRLAVVEDLCRGVDCDGVEEARKSILANGGLVTNANNVLSFARGVKRSLVMAQQAACTLAKKWSGDEHADDF, from the exons ATGGCTTTTGAAAAAGACGGTTGGAACGAGCCTGATGAAATTCTACGAAGATTCGACACCAACGAAGATGGCGCCCTGGACTATGAGGAATTCAAAACGCTGTGCGACCAACTTTTCGGCCAGGAAGAAGTCGCCGATTCGGAGGATCGCATCCATGACATTTTCGATATTCTCGATGCCGACGGCGACGGCTTGCTGAACGAGGATGAATGGCTAAG ATGTCACAAAGAATGGATTTCGGTCATTATCAATCCAGTTAATGCACTGCTCGTCATCGATGTTCAGAATGATTTCATCGACGGTACTTTGGCCCTGAAAAATTGTGACCTCGGTGAGGACGGTGGAGAAATCGTCGAACCGATCAATCGACTCCTTAAGGAAGActgctggaaaaaaattgtttacacTTTAGACTGGCACCCGGAGACTCACATTGGATTTTACGAGAATTTGCATATGCGTGAGCTTCACCCGGAATCCGAA ATTTCAAAGGAAGATGCGAAGCCTTTCGACACGGTTCGATTCGTGCAGCCTGACTTGGAACAAGTACTTTGGCCAAGGCATTGCGTCATGGATTCGTGGGGCGCAGAATTGCACAAGGATTTATTCGTCGCAGAGGATTCTGTTCAG GTCCGCAAAGGTCAAAAACCGGACATGGACGCGTACTCAGGATTTTTCGATAATGCGGCAGAAGACTCGACGGAATTGCTAGGAATTTTGAATGACAATGGAATAACGGACGTTTACGTTTGCGGTCTTGCCCTGGACGTGTGCGTGAAGGCGACGTGCCTCGACGGGCTTCGCCTAGGATTCCGATTGGCCGTTGTCGAAGACCTTTGTCGAGGGGTCGATTGCGACGGTGTTGAGGAAGCTCGTAAAAGTATTTTAGCCAACGGTGGGTTGGTGACCAACGCCAACAACGTGCTTTCGTTTGCTCGTGGCGTTAAACGCAGTCTTGTTATGGCGCAGCAAGCCGCGTGCACCTTGGCCAAAAAATGGTCCGGTGATGAACACGCGGACGACTTTTGA
- the LOC122416087 gene encoding inactive ubiquitin carboxyl-terminal hydrolase MINDY-4B isoform X1, whose product MDEAGSTLPSIDRRRSPIPKTVIQRPDEIRKEKPTYPRDRERIVYPRNTRTLAKVPVTGGVPIDETTCMALRMLVFGSCSSPPRSEWARTGLTLRPSVQSLAFGLRAPRNSTRGLVTVAQAVMLKHLLFKLNKQDIRTPPERLLTPNYDRQVEVLAAAISEIIWRCAGGNASQNASYSASRHNVTSASLPKATVVLPQEAPYLQHSVQYFQDGLTETLHLFEFTALEDMEIFIKRYLYLFQDEGGPGAILLLYSILLSRGLSNVRSDMEDAKTSILGGCPEEGPLTIVMLALTGRASSHLHNGVIHVGDENTYAIPQWGVLVRSEIGFLIQDGEGQANKIPGSRLKTPSLPIWVTLCLGHYGVLFNTNRELLRNYHAERRFEVQYYTCGGSHAALTIDTRSKDSIVGLDTTSRDPVDIAVTPLEKLIHSKWQDAQIQWNGAPVL is encoded by the exons ATGGACGAGGCTGGATCCACCCTGCCTTCCATCGATAGAAGACGATCGCCTATTCCGAAAACAGTCATTCAACGACCCGATGAAATACGCAAAGAGAAACCGACCTACCCCAGGGACAGAG AGAGGATCGTTTATCCGAGGAATACTCGAACTCTAGCAAAAGTACCCGTGACCGGAGGAGTTCCTATAGACGAGACGACGTGCatg GCCCTACGAATGTTGGTATTCGGGAGTTGCTCGAGTCCCCCAAGGAGCGAATGGGCGAGAACGGGTTTGACACTCCGGCCGTCCGTTCAGAGTTTGGCATTTGGATTGAGAGCGCCCAGAAACTCGACGAGAGGCCTCGTCACCGTGGCCCAGGCTGTCATGCTGAAGCATTTATTGTTCAAACTGAACAAACAGGATATTCGCACACCACCAGAAAG GTTACTGACGCCAAACTACGACAGGCAAGTGGAAGTCCTAGCGGCTGCTATTTCCGAGATTATTTGGCGCTGTGCCGGAGGCAACGCTTCGCAGAACGCGAGCTACTCCGCCTCTCGTCACAATGTTACCTCCGCTAGTCTTCCAAAAGCCACTGTCGTCTTGCCTCAAGAAGCCCCCTATTTGCAGCATAGCGTGCAATACTTTCAAGATGGATTGACGGAAACG CTTCACCTCTTTGAATTCACTGCGCTCGAGGACAtggaaatttttatcaaacgttaTTTGTATCTG TTTCAAGACGAAGGAGGTCCCGGAGCGATACTTTTGTTGTACAGCATTCTTCTCTCTAGAGGCCTCTCCaa TGTTAGAAGTGACATGGAGGACGCCAAGACTTCCATATTAGGCGGCTGTCCGGAAGAGGGCCCGTTGACGATCGTGATGCTTGCGTTAACTGGACGAGCCTCGTCTCATCTCCACAATGGAGTTATTCACGTTGGAGATGAAAACACATAC GCGATACCGCAGTGGGGCGTCTTGGTGAGAAGCGAAATCGGATTTCTCATCCAGGACGGCGAGGGTCAAGCGAACAAAATCCCGGGCTCCAGGCTCAAGACTCCGAGTCTGCCGATTTGGGTGACCCTGTGCTTGGGGCATTACGGAGTGTTGTTCAACACGAACcgagaacttttgagaaattaTCACGCTGAAAGACG attcgaggtTCAGTATTACACCTGCGGTGGAAGTCACGCTGCGTTGACGATCGACACGAGATCGAAAGACAGCATCGTTGGCCTCGATACGACTTCGAGAGATCCGGTCGATATAGCAGTCACGCCACTGGAAAAGTTGATCCACTCGAA GTGGCAGGACGCACAGATCCAGTGGAATGGAGCACCGGTCTTGTAG
- the LOC122415896 gene encoding uncharacterized protein: MPNPRTSLLLRSGLRCMRSANRILPRDVIHQIANPNVNVDELRAPERPAYNEEPIDAKTHQRHRITNSIAAEPTVEFIEPSKYARDKELSPAICFSRLIRTAGI, translated from the exons ATGCCCAACCCGCGAACGAGCCTACTACTACGGAGTGGACTCCGGTGCATGCGCAGCGCCAACCGCATCCTCCCTCG AGATGTCATCCACCAAATTGCCAATCCCAACGTTAACGTAGATGAGCTCCGAGCCCCCGAACGCCCCGCCTACAACGAGGAACCAATCG aTGCCAAGACACACCAACGACACCGAATCACAAACTCTATCGCCGCCGAGCCTACCGTCGAATTCATCGAACCGTCAAAGTACGCAAGAGACAAAGAGTTGTCACCAGCAATCTGCTTTTCTCGTCTCATCCGTACGGCAGGGATCTGA